From a single Vicugna pacos chromosome 4, VicPac4, whole genome shotgun sequence genomic region:
- the LOC140695787 gene encoding myeloperoxidase-like — translation MKLPLALAGLLASLAMLQPSGGATPAVPREVETSVVLTCMEEAKRLVDKAYKERRESIKQRLRSGSASPMELLSYFKQPVAGTRTAVRAADYLHVALGLLERKLRSLWPGSFNVTDVLTPVQLNLLSKTSGCAYQDLAVRCPEKDKYRTITGQCNNRRSPTLGASNRAFVRWLPAEYEDGFSLPFGWMPGVKRNGFQVPLTRAVSNDIVCFPTDQLTPDQERSLMFMQWGQLLDHDLDFTPEPAARVSFLTGLNCETSCLQQPPCFPLKIPPNDPRIKNQCDCIPFFRSCPACTGSNITIRNQINALTSFVDASMVYGSEDPLAMRLCNLTNQLGLLAVNTRFQDNGRALLPFDNLHDDPCLLTNHSAQIPCFLAGDSRSSEMPELTSMHTLLLREHNRLATKLKRLNPRWDGERLYQEARKIVGAMVHIITYRDYLPLVLGPEAMRKYLPKYRSYNDSVDPRISNVFTNAFRYGHTLIQPFMFRLDHRYRPMQPNPRVPLSRVFFASWRVVLEGGIDPILRGLMATPAKLNRQNQIVVDEIRERLFEQVMRIGLDLPALNMQRSRDHGLPGYNAWRRFCGLPQPSTVGELGTVLKNLNLARKLMAQYGTPDNIDIWMGGVAEPLKSKGRVGPLLACLIGTQFRKLRDGDRFWWENKDVFSMQQQRALAKISLPRIICDNTGITVVSKNNIFMSNTFPRDFVNCSTLPALDLAPWRNRD, via the exons ATGAAGCTGCCCCTGGCCCTAGCAGGGCTCCTGGCCAGTCTGGCCATGCTCCAGCCCTCTGGGGGTGCCACTCCAG CGGTCCCGAGGGAAGTGGAGACCTCGGTGGTGCTGACCTGCATGGAGGAGGCCAAGCGGCTAGTGGACAAGGCCTACAAGGAGCGGCGGGAAAG CATCAAGCAGCGCCTTCGCAGTGGCTCAGCCAGCCCCATGGAACTGCTGTCCTACTTCAAGCAGCCAGTGGCAGGCACCAGGACAGCGGTGAGGGCTGCTGACTACCTGCACGTGGCCCTAGGCCTGCTGGAGAGGAAGCTGCGGTCCCTGTGGCCAGGCTCCTTCAACGTCACAG ATGTGCTGACGCCTGTCCAGCTTAATCTGCTGTCCAAGACTAGTGGCTGCGCCTACCAGGACCTGGCGGTGAGGTGCCCCGAGAAGGACAAGTACCGAACCATCACCGGCCAGTGCAACAACAG GCGCAGCCCCACACTGGGGGCCTCCAACCGGGCCTTTGTGCGCTGGCTGCCAGCGGAGTACGAGGATGGCTTCTCCCTGCCTTTTGGCTGGATGCCAGGGGTCAAGCGCAATGGCTTCCAGGTGCCCCTG ACTCGCGCTGTCTCCAACGACATCGTGTGCTTCCCCACGGATCAGCTGACCCCGGACCAGGAGCGCTCGCTCATGTTCATGCAGTGGGGCCAGCTGCTGGACCATGACCTCGACTTCACCCCGGAGCCGGCCGCCCGCGTCTCCTTCCTCACTGGCCTCAACTGCGAGACCAGCTGCCTGCAGCAGCCGCCCTGCTTCCCACTCAAG ATCCCCCCCAATGACCCCCGCATCAAGAACCAATGTGACTGCATCCCCTTCTTCCGCTCCTGTCCGGCCTGCACGGGGAGCAACATCACCATTCGCAACCAGATCAACGCGCTCACCTCCTTCGTGGACGCCAGCATGGTGTACGGCAGCGAGGACCCCTTGGCCATGAGGCTGTGCAACCTGACCAACCAGCTGGGGCTGCTGGCTGTCAACACCCGCTTCCAAGACAACGGGCGGGCCCTGCTCCCCTTCGACAACCTGCACGATGACCCCTGCCTCCTCACCAACCACTCTGCACAAATCCCCTGCTTCCTGGCAG GGGACTCCCGCTCGAGTGAGATGCCTGAGCTCACCTCCATGCACACACTATTACTGCGGGAGCACAACCGGCTGGCCACAAAGCTCAAGCGCCTGAACCCCCGCTGGGATGGAGAGAGGCTCTACCAGGAAGCCCGGAAGATCGTGGGAGCCATGGTCCAT atcaTCACTTACCGGGACTACCTGCCCCTGGTGCTGGGGCCAGAGGCCATGAGGAAGTACCTGCCCAAGTACAGATCCTACAATGACTCGGTGGACCCTCGCATCTCCAATGTCTTCACCAACGCCTTCCGCTATGGCCACACCCTCATCCAACCCTTCATGTTCCGCCTGGACCATCGGTACCGGCCTATGCAGCCCAACCCCCGTGTTCCGCTCAGCAGGGTCTTTTTTGCCAGCTGGAGGGTAGTGCTGGAAG GTGGCATCGACCCCATCCTCCGGGGCCTCATGGCCACCCCTGCCAAGCTGAACCGCCAGAACCAAATCGTGGTGGATGAGATCCGGGAGCGGCTGTTCGAGCAGGTCATGAGGATCGGGCTGGACCTGCCCGCTCTGAATATGCAGCGCAGCCGGGACCATGGCCTCCCAG GATACAATGCCTGGAGGCGCTTCTGCGGGCTCCCGCAGCCCAGCACAGTGGGCGAGCTGGGCACGGTGCTGAAGAACCTGAACCTGGCGAGGAAGCTGATGGCCCAGTATGGCACACCTGACAACATCGACATCTGGATGGGCGGCGTGGCTGAGCCCTTGAAGAGCAAAGGCCGTGTGGGCCCGCTCCTCGCCTGCCTCATCGGGACCCAGTTCAGGAAGCTGCGGGATGGCGATCG GTTTTGGTGGGAGAACAAGGATGTGTTCAGCATGCAGCAGCAGCGGGCCCTGGCCAAGATCTCCTTGCCCCGCATCATCTGCGACAACACAGGCATCACTGTCGTGTCCAAGAACAACATCTTCATGTCCAACACATTCCCTCGGGACTTTGTCAACTGCAGTACACTCCCTGCCTTGGACCTGGCTCCCTGGAGGAACAGGGACTAG